Below is a genomic region from bacterium.
TCTCTGCGGCCTTGGCGATCTTGGCGCGAGGAGAGGGGGTGTGGGGGTACAAAAAAGCAAAACCATTTCTCGCGCAGAGACGCAGGGAGCGCAGAGGGAAAACCCTTTTTTCCCGGGCTGCGGAGGCAGCCCCCCCCGCTTTGCGGGGGAAAAAAAGAATTTCTCTGCGAGCTTGGCGTCTTGGCGCGAGGAGAGGGTTCATGGGGTTGGACAGACATTTCTTTGCTTCCAGAAGGTGGCTACTTCCCTGGGGAGGGCGTGCCAGTAGGATCCTTCGTAGTCAGACCTCACATGCTCCAGGAAGTCTTCGTAAAGGGTGGCCGGGTAAGTCAGGCCAGAGTTCTCACTGCTCCCGAAATCCATGTAATCCGGATGGGCGTTAAGTAGAGCCATGCCACCTTGTTGGGCGATCCAGGCCAGCTTCTCTTTCCAGATGGCAATATCCTTCTCCCGCATCAGCACAAAGAGGGTGTGATCCTGGGGGAGGGTGTAGGGTAGCTCGATGAAGGAGCTACTCGAGTCACCTGGGTTTGTGGAGTCGGGGACAAAGGGGAATATGCTCCTTACGCCTTGGGGTTGGGGTTCGAAGGGATCTGTGTCGAAGCTTGAGGAATCATACAGGATGTCTAGCAGCTGGAGCAGTCCAAAGTCCCTGTTCATGCTGGGTGCGCGAAAGCCCACAGCGCCCCACTCCTTGAGGTAATGGTTTATCCTTGGAGCCTCTTTGAGAAATCTGCCCGCTGGGGAAAAGAAGTTTCCGCTGTGGGTCAAGCCGTGAAGGCCGATCTCGAAACCGTTATCCAAAAGAAAACGATGTAGCTCCCGATCAGGCGCATAGTCCTCTGCAACAAAGTTGAAAGAGGAGCGAAAGCCCTTGCTCATCTCCAGCTCTGCCAACTGCCTGCATTTTTTTTGGCCCCGGGCGGTTTCCACATCGTGGGTAAGAACCAGGGAGAATCTCTTTCCTTCAGGCCAGCCCGACCATCCAGGAGGTTGAGTGCCGGCCCTCTGGTCAATGGGCCAGACATCCCTGTGCTGCCTCAACTGATAGCGTACCACGATCCTTCGAAGGGCTATCTGGATGCGCCTGGGGATGGCGGGTTTGATGTGGTAATAAAGCCTGTGCAAAAACATTCGCACCTTGGTTGAGTTGGCGGGATTACACGGGGTGCCCGCCTAAGCTGGCTGTGGAGCCTTGATCAGTAAGTCGGGTAAGGTAAGTGCGTGAGCGGTACAACTCCTGGAGAAATGTGTCCATCTCCCCCTTCCAAGTGCCAAATAGATCCACAAGCGAATCTGCCGAAGGGCCGAGCCTTCCCCTGACTGCCCTCTTGATTCTCCAGAGACGCTCCTCGATATCGCTAATCTCTCGCAAGATATCAGACCCCATGGCTACCTCCCCCCTTTCTCGGAATATACCACTACTGGATGTCTGCGAGAATGGGTGGCTTAAGGTTTCAGTTACTTGAGTCACATGACTGGAGCCAATGGATTGAATCAGAAAGCTTGAAGGTGGAGAGATCCTCTCAATGGGATTCATGCCATGTACGGATAAAGCACGGAGCCCAGAAGCCTCAGAACCGGAAGCGGGAAGCGAGACAAGATAAAGCTGTGCCAGCCGGTCTCCCTGGAGCTAAGCCTGGTAAAGGCTTTGGTCTTGAGGTCATAGCGGTAATAGTCTATGGGCGCTTCCAGAGAGGCCCAACCTCTTTTGAACTGAAGAAGGCCTGTGTTGCCAGGATGGGTCCTTCCCAGAGACAAAGTGGAACAGCCCCTTCGCATGCACTCTCTCATGCCTTCCCACATCACCAGGTTGTTGGCCCTGAGGGGCTCTGCAGCCTGGGCCGAAGCCCCGTACTTGAAGATGGCCCTGGGGCCCAGGTGAAGGAACACGGCCCCCGAGACCACTGTCCCCCTGTGATAGGCCAGGACCAAAAAGCCCTTGTCCCTTGAGACAGCATGCTCCCAAAGCTTCAAAAAAAAGCCAAGAGGCTGTGGGGGAAGGCCGTGTTTTTTCCTAATCAGACATTGAAGACCGTAAAAGACCCTCATGGCCTGGCCGCTTTTTTCCACCCTGGCCTCAACACCCTCTCTTTGGGCCTTCTTAACATTTCTCCTTGTGCTATCCCGAAAAGAGCCCAAGAGCCTCTCTTCCCCTTGAGCCAGATCAACCCAATGTCCCAGGTACTTCAATGCTGGCACAGCCCCCCCCAAGAGCCCCTGCCCGCCCCGCCATTCCACGCTTTTCCAACCCAGCCTGCGGCCAAGGCAGATCAAGCTTTCCATGAGGGCTTCCTTGTGCCTGGATTCATTCAAAAGGGGCATGCACTCATCTGTAAAGGGAAGACCCACCCCCTTGTTGCCTGTAAATGCGTTTCTCACATGCATCAAGGGCATGAGAAGCCCAAAATGGCCATCTTGCATTGTGGCCAGGTACCTGGGTCTGAAGCCGTAAGTTTCCCTCAGAACCGAAGCCCAGGCAGATGAATGGAAAAAGGAAGCCTCAGGAGTGGCACTCAGTAGCTCCTCGTATCCCGGGCATGAAAGAGGGTCAACGACATCAATGGGAAGAGAATTGAACATCCACCAGTTCAGGCTCTGGAACTTGAGGGGAAGGCTTGGCCCTTTTAGGGGTCCTGACTGCTCAGAGGTCTTGGCCTTCCCAGTTACTAATCAGCGTGTTCCTCAGGTTATCTACAGTCTCGATGACAGCACAGGCCGCCCCCAGAGAATCCTCGGCCTCGGCCTAACCAGTGCTGTCGAAATCTTCCGTAGTCCACATCAATACGCCTGGAAGGGAGAACAAAGTTGGCTTTCATTGCGGAAAGCACGCCAATCCTTTATCACAGGGGAGTTTGAGCTGGTTGCCCAACTTTTTCTTAAGCCTGGCAGCAATCAATTCCAAGGCCTTTTTCTCGTGAATAAACATGGGACTGGTTTTTGAACCGCTATATCTGGGACTCGAAGATTCAGTCCGAAACTTTATAGCGTAAAGCAGCCTCAGGGGCCCACAAACTCCCTGATACTCTGCGCTATGTAGCGGATCTGCTCCTCTTCCAGCTCCGGGAACATGGGAAGGGAGAGGATCTCCCTGGAGGCCTTGCTGGCCTGCGGAAAGTCTCCATTGGAGTAGTTCAAGTGCCTGTACGCCTTCAGGTTGGGAAGAGCCGTGGGGTAATGGATGCCCGTGCTCACACCCTTTTGCTGGAGATGGGCCT
It encodes:
- a CDS encoding GNAT family N-acetyltransferase; the encoded protein is MFNSLPIDVVDPLSCPGYEELLSATPEASFFHSSAWASVLRETYGFRPRYLATMQDGHFGLLMPLMHVRNAFTGNKGVGLPFTDECMPLLNESRHKEALMESLICLGRRLGWKSVEWRGGQGLLGGAVPALKYLGHWVDLAQGEERLLGSFRDSTRRNVKKAQREGVEARVEKSGQAMRVFYGLQCLIRKKHGLPPQPLGFFLKLWEHAVSRDKGFLVLAYHRGTVVSGAVFLHLGPRAIFKYGASAQAAEPLRANNLVMWEGMRECMRRGCSTLSLGRTHPGNTGLLQFKRGWASLEAPIDYYRYDLKTKAFTRLSSRETGWHSFILSRFPLPVLRLLGSVLYPYMA